Proteins co-encoded in one Paracoccus aestuarii genomic window:
- the smpB gene encoding SsrA-binding protein SmpB, producing the protein MAKDDDSKNYKVIAENRRARFDYFIESDLEVGIMLTGSEVKSLRVGQSNIAESYASVEGGELWLINGYIAALARAGVFGHEERRRRKLLVSKRELSRLWQATAREGMTLVPLVMYFNHRGIVKLKIGVAKGKKNHDKRETSAKRDWSRQKQRLLKQG; encoded by the coding sequence ATGGCCAAGGATGACGATAGCAAGAACTACAAGGTGATCGCCGAGAACCGGCGGGCGCGTTTCGATTACTTCATCGAAAGCGACCTGGAGGTGGGCATCATGCTGACCGGTTCCGAGGTGAAATCCCTGCGCGTCGGACAGTCCAACATCGCCGAAAGCTATGCCTCGGTCGAGGGTGGCGAATTGTGGCTGATCAACGGCTATATCGCGGCCTTGGCCCGCGCGGGCGTCTTCGGCCATGAGGAGCGTCGCCGCCGTAAGCTGCTGGTCAGCAAGCGGGAATTGTCGCGCCTGTGGCAGGCCACCGCGCGCGAGGGGATGACGCTGGTGCCCTTGGTGATGTATTTCAACCACCGGGGCATCGTGAAGCTGAAGATCGGCGTCGCCAAGGGCAAGAAGAACCACGACAAGCGCGAAACCAGCGCCAAGCGCGACTGGAGCCGCCAGAAGCAGCGCCTGCTGAAGCAGGGATAG
- a CDS encoding GlsB/YeaQ/YmgE family stress response membrane protein, which produces MEGYGIILSIILGAIAGWIAEQIMKSNHGLLTNIILGILGAVVGNALFRMVLGATAGGLIGQLIVATIGACILIFLFRAITGRRNRM; this is translated from the coding sequence ATGGAAGGTTACGGCATCATCCTGTCGATCATTCTCGGCGCCATCGCCGGCTGGATCGCCGAACAGATCATGAAGAGCAATCACGGCCTGCTGACGAACATCATCCTGGGCATCCTGGGCGCCGTCGTCGGCAACGCGCTGTTCCGCATGGTGCTGGGCGCCACCGCGGGCGGGCTGATCGGCCAGCTGATCGTGGCGACCATCGGTGCCTGCATCCTGATCTTCCTGTTCCGGGCGATCACGGGCCGTCGCAACCGCATGTAA
- a CDS encoding thiamine pyrophosphate-binding protein, translating into MRHGGQILVEALRLNGVTRVFSVPGESFLAALDGLHDSGIANVVCRHEGGAAMMAEAQGKLTGRPGVAFVTRGPGATNASAGVHVARQDCTPMILFVGQIARADADRDAFQEVDYRAMFAPLAKWVAQIDRTDRIAEYVARAFHVAMSGRPGPVILALPEDMLSGHADCPDLAPARAPRAVVDADALAGLSDALARAERPLVVAGGPLWSQGAADDLARFAQAWDLPVAVPFRRQDRMDNTHAHYVGDLGIGMNPELGRALQQADVILSLGARLGDTLTGGFALMDPTRPHARVMMVHPDPDQLGRLWQADPGLVADPRAVVAALAAQPAPTARPWADWRAGLRDSYLAWQQPRPTPGALRLEQVIASLAEILPPDAIVTNGAGNYASFLHRYYRWQRFGTQLAPTSGTMGYGLPAAIAASLAHPDRLTVCLAGDGCLQMTVNELSTAAQYGATPIVIVANNGRYGTIRMHQERHYPGRVSGTDLFNPDFAALARAYGGHGEVVTRDADFAPAFERARLSGRLAVIELRLDPEALTPGATLTQIRDEAQRKGRCDQRTAPESSPRGTA; encoded by the coding sequence ATGCGGCATGGCGGACAGATCCTGGTCGAGGCGCTGCGCCTCAATGGCGTCACACGGGTGTTCTCGGTTCCGGGCGAAAGCTTTCTGGCGGCGCTGGACGGGCTGCATGACAGCGGCATCGCCAATGTGGTCTGCCGCCACGAGGGCGGCGCGGCGATGATGGCCGAGGCCCAGGGCAAGTTGACCGGCCGCCCCGGCGTGGCCTTCGTCACCCGCGGCCCGGGCGCCACCAATGCCAGCGCGGGCGTGCATGTGGCGCGTCAGGACTGCACGCCGATGATCCTTTTCGTGGGCCAGATCGCGCGCGCCGACGCCGATCGCGACGCCTTCCAAGAGGTCGATTACCGCGCCATGTTCGCCCCCTTGGCGAAATGGGTGGCCCAGATCGACCGGACCGACCGCATCGCGGAATATGTCGCCCGCGCGTTCCATGTCGCCATGTCGGGCCGCCCCGGCCCCGTGATCCTGGCCCTGCCCGAGGACATGCTGTCGGGCCATGCCGACTGCCCCGACCTGGCCCCGGCGCGCGCGCCCCGGGCGGTCGTCGATGCCGATGCGCTGGCGGGCCTGTCCGATGCCTTGGCCCGCGCCGAACGGCCGCTGGTCGTGGCGGGCGGGCCGCTCTGGTCGCAGGGGGCGGCGGACGATCTGGCGCGCTTTGCCCAGGCCTGGGACCTGCCGGTGGCGGTGCCCTTCCGCCGCCAGGACCGGATGGACAACACCCATGCCCATTACGTGGGCGATCTGGGCATCGGCATGAACCCGGAGCTGGGGCGGGCCCTGCAGCAGGCGGATGTGATCCTGTCCTTGGGCGCGCGGCTTGGCGACACGCTGACCGGGGGGTTTGCGCTGATGGACCCGACCCGGCCCCATGCGCGGGTGATGATGGTCCATCCCGATCCCGACCAGCTGGGCCGGCTGTGGCAGGCCGATCCGGGGCTGGTCGCCGACCCGCGCGCCGTGGTCGCGGCCTTGGCGGCCCAGCCCGCCCCCACCGCCCGTCCCTGGGCCGATTGGCGGGCCGGGCTGCGCGACAGCTATCTGGCATGGCAGCAGCCCCGCCCGACCCCCGGCGCGCTGCGGCTGGAACAGGTGATCGCCAGCTTGGCCGAAATCCTGCCCCCGGATGCCATCGTCACCAACGGGGCGGGCAATTATGCCAGCTTTCTGCACCGCTATTACCGCTGGCAGCGCTTCGGCACCCAGCTGGCGCCGACATCGGGGACGATGGGATACGGGCTGCCCGCGGCCATCGCGGCCAGCCTGGCCCATCCCGACCGGCTGACCGTGTGCCTGGCGGGCGACGGCTGCCTGCAGATGACCGTGAACGAATTGTCGACCGCCGCGCAATATGGCGCGACGCCCATCGTGATCGTGGCCAATAACGGCCGCTACGGCACGATCCGCATGCATCAGGAACGACATTACCCGGGGCGGGTCTCGGGGACGGATCTCTTCAACCCGGATTTCGCGGCGCTGGCCCGCGCCTATGGCGGGCATGGCGAGGTCGTGACCCGCGACGCCGATTTCGCCCCCGCCTTTGAACGGGCGCGCCTGTCGGGGCGGCTGGCGGTGATCGAATTGCGGCTGGACCCCGAGGCCCTGACCCCCGGCGCGACCCTGACCCAGATCCGGGACGAGGCGCAGCGGAAAGGGCGGTGCGACCAGCGCACCGCCCCCGAGAGTTCGCCAAGAGGGACAGCTTAG
- a CDS encoding DUF1013 domain-containing protein has protein sequence MSKPLMAKATAVWLVDNTTLSFKQIGDFCGLHELEVQGIADGDVAAGVKGYDPVASNQLDPEEIKRAEATPTYRMRLKHNPAAEGEEKRRGPRYTPLSKRQDRPAAILWLVKFHPELADAQIAKLVGTTKPTIASIRERTHWNIQNIQPIDPVALGLCRQTELDAAVQKAAKKKAAEGGVMTDDERRKLVSTETSLSMSDEPRLPSSIAGLENFSLSRDEDKPEPELDADSFFNLPDNDDEDDEDDGNGRR, from the coding sequence ATGAGCAAGCCGCTGATGGCCAAGGCCACCGCCGTCTGGCTGGTCGACAACACGACGCTCAGCTTCAAGCAGATCGGCGATTTCTGCGGTCTGCACGAGCTTGAGGTCCAAGGCATCGCCGATGGCGACGTGGCCGCGGGCGTGAAGGGCTATGACCCCGTCGCCTCGAACCAGCTGGACCCCGAGGAGATCAAGCGCGCCGAGGCCACCCCCACCTACCGGATGCGCCTGAAGCACAACCCCGCCGCCGAGGGCGAGGAAAAGCGCCGCGGCCCGCGCTATACGCCCCTGTCCAAGCGCCAGGACCGCCCCGCTGCGATCCTGTGGCTGGTCAAGTTCCACCCGGAACTGGCCGATGCGCAGATCGCCAAGCTGGTCGGCACGACCAAGCCCACCATCGCCTCGATCCGTGAACGCACGCATTGGAACATCCAGAACATCCAGCCGATCGACCCGGTCGCCCTGGGCCTGTGCCGTCAGACCGAACTGGACGCGGCCGTGCAGAAGGCCGCCAAGAAGAAGGCGGCCGAGGGCGGCGTGATGACCGATGACGAACGGCGCAAGCTGGTCAGCACGGAAACCTCGCTGTCCATGTCGGACGAGCCGCGCCTGCCCAGCTCGATCGCCGGGCTGGAGAATTTCAGCCTGTCGCGCGACGAGGACAAGCCCGAGCCGGAACTGGACGCGGACAGCTTCTTCAACCTGCCCGACAATGACGACGAGGACGACGAGGATGACGGGAACGGCCGCCGCTGA
- a CDS encoding aromatic amino acid transaminase yields MLTDLKAQSPDKILMLIEEFKADTRQGKIDLGVGVYKDPQGVTPVMRAVKAAEQRIWETQTTKAYTGLAGEADYRNALARMVLGDLPADRLASVASVGGTGAIRQALELARLANPGVRVFVSNPTWPNHLSIMAFMGLPYTEYRYFDAETRGVDFEGMKADIAQAGRGDIVLLHGCCHNPTGANLTLDQWSEVVAILEKSGAVPLIDLAYQGFGDGLDADAEATRLVARSLPEVLIAASCSKNFGIYRERTGILIALADSTKGRDLAQGSMAFLNRQNFSFPPDHGARIVSTILTDDALRADWAAELEEVRNTMLGLRDQLAAELRELSGSDRFDFIRHHRGMFSRLGATPEQVQRLKTDAAIYMVGDSRLNIAGLNRDTVPVLARAIIDAGI; encoded by the coding sequence ATGCTGACCGACCTGAAAGCCCAAAGCCCCGACAAGATCCTGATGCTGATCGAGGAGTTCAAGGCCGACACCCGACAGGGCAAGATCGACCTGGGCGTGGGCGTCTACAAGGACCCGCAGGGCGTCACCCCGGTCATGCGCGCCGTGAAGGCCGCCGAACAGCGGATCTGGGAGACGCAGACCACCAAGGCCTATACCGGTCTGGCGGGCGAGGCCGACTATCGCAACGCGCTGGCCAGGATGGTGCTGGGCGATCTGCCCGCCGACCGTCTGGCCTCGGTCGCGTCGGTCGGTGGCACGGGCGCGATCCGTCAGGCGCTGGAGCTGGCGCGGCTGGCCAATCCGGGCGTGCGGGTGTTCGTCTCGAACCCGACCTGGCCGAACCATTTGTCGATCATGGCCTTCATGGGCCTGCCCTATACCGAATACCGATATTTCGACGCGGAAACCCGCGGCGTCGATTTCGAGGGCATGAAGGCCGACATCGCGCAGGCGGGCCGCGGCGACATCGTCCTGCTGCATGGCTGCTGTCACAACCCGACCGGCGCGAACCTGACCTTGGATCAGTGGTCCGAGGTCGTGGCGATCCTGGAGAAATCGGGCGCGGTGCCGCTGATCGACCTGGCCTATCAGGGCTTTGGCGACGGGTTGGACGCGGATGCCGAGGCCACGCGCCTGGTCGCCCGCAGCCTGCCCGAGGTGCTGATCGCGGCGTCATGCTCCAAGAACTTCGGCATCTATCGCGAACGCACGGGCATCCTGATCGCGCTGGCCGACAGCACCAAGGGCCGCGATCTGGCGCAGGGGTCGATGGCCTTCCTGAACCGGCAGAACTTCTCCTTCCCGCCGGATCATGGCGCGCGGATCGTCAGCACCATCCTGACCGACGACGCCCTGCGCGCCGATTGGGCGGCGGAACTGGAGGAGGTCCGTAACACCATGCTGGGCCTGCGCGACCAGCTGGCGGCAGAGCTGCGCGAACTGTCGGGCAGCGACCGGTTCGACTTCATCCGCCACCATCGCGGCATGTTCTCGCGCCTCGGCGCGACGCCCGAACAGGTGCAGCGCCTGAAGACCGATGCGGCCATCTACATGGTGGGTGATTCGCGTCTGAACATCGCGGGCCTGAACCGCGATACCGTGCCGGTCCTGGCACGGGCGATCATCGACGCGGGCATCTGA
- a CDS encoding 16S rRNA (uracil(1498)-N(3))-methyltransferase, whose translation MARIRLFIDHPLAPGQAVPLEAGQAHYLSGVMRLKPGDTIAVFNGRDGEWSARLESASKRGGLLAVGERTAPQMDPPDLWLIFAPIKKARTDFIVEKAAELGCARILPVQTDHTNSERIRQDRLQAHAVEAAEQCGGTFVPQVADLTPLARLLDGWDGGRRILWADESRAGPVATLQGLPPGPWAILIGPEGGFSAAERAALGRMAFVTPVSLGPRILRADTAAVAALTLWQATLGDWR comes from the coding sequence ATGGCACGGATCAGGTTGTTCATAGATCACCCGCTGGCCCCGGGACAAGCCGTCCCGCTGGAGGCCGGCCAGGCGCATTACCTGTCGGGGGTGATGCGGCTGAAGCCCGGCGACACCATCGCCGTCTTCAACGGCCGCGACGGCGAATGGTCGGCACGGCTGGAATCGGCGTCGAAACGCGGCGGCCTGCTGGCGGTCGGGGAACGCACCGCCCCGCAGATGGACCCGCCCGACCTGTGGCTGATCTTTGCGCCCATCAAGAAGGCGCGCACCGATTTCATCGTGGAAAAGGCCGCCGAGCTGGGCTGCGCGCGCATCCTGCCGGTCCAGACCGACCACACCAATTCCGAACGCATCCGCCAGGACCGCCTGCAGGCCCATGCGGTCGAGGCCGCCGAACAATGCGGCGGCACCTTCGTCCCCCAGGTCGCGGATCTGACCCCGCTGGCGCGGCTGCTGGACGGGTGGGACGGGGGGCGGCGCATCCTTTGGGCCGACGAATCGCGCGCGGGGCCGGTCGCCACGCTGCAGGGCCTGCCGCCCGGCCCCTGGGCCATCCTGATCGGGCCCGAGGGCGGGTTCTCGGCCGCCGAGCGCGCGGCGCTTGGGCGGATGGCGTTTGTCACGCCGGTCAGCCTGGGGCCGCGCATCCTGCGGGCCGACACGGCGGCGGTGGCGGCGCTGACCCTGTGGCAGGCGACCTTGGGCGACTGGCGCTGA
- the sseA gene encoding 3-mercaptopyruvate sulfurtransferase codes for MDDPKTLVSTDWLAAHLADPDLRIIDASWHMPATGRDARAEYDAAHIPGARFFDIDAISDKRSALPHMAPPPEMFISRLRAMGIGDGHQVVIYDNSDVRSAFRVWWSFRLMGKTDVAVLDGGLAKWLAEGRPTEDMPPVMRDRHITVQRQAGLVRDVTQVAAASKLGDPQIVDARSPERFRGEVPEPRPGLRAGHIPGSRNLPFGRLFNADGTMIAPDAIRAAFTDAGIDLSRPVITTCGSGVTAAALSFALERAGHRDHSLYDGSWTEWGSFADLNIATGDA; via the coding sequence ATGGACGATCCGAAGACACTGGTCTCGACCGACTGGCTGGCGGCGCATCTGGCCGATCCCGACCTGCGCATCATCGATGCCAGCTGGCACATGCCCGCCACGGGCCGCGACGCGCGGGCCGAATACGATGCCGCCCATATCCCCGGCGCGCGGTTCTTCGACATCGACGCGATCAGCGACAAGCGCTCGGCCCTGCCGCATATGGCCCCGCCACCCGAGATGTTCATCAGCCGGTTGCGCGCGATGGGCATTGGCGACGGGCATCAGGTCGTCATCTATGACAATTCCGACGTGCGCAGCGCCTTTCGCGTCTGGTGGAGCTTCCGCCTGATGGGCAAGACCGACGTGGCCGTGCTGGACGGCGGCCTGGCCAAATGGCTGGCCGAGGGCCGCCCGACCGAGGACATGCCCCCCGTCATGCGCGACCGCCACATCACCGTCCAGCGCCAGGCGGGGCTGGTGCGCGACGTCACCCAGGTGGCCGCCGCCAGCAAGCTGGGCGATCCCCAGATCGTGGATGCGCGCAGCCCGGAACGGTTCCGCGGCGAGGTGCCCGAGCCGCGCCCCGGCCTGCGCGCCGGCCACATCCCCGGGTCGCGCAACCTGCCCTTTGGCCGGCTGTTCAACGCCGACGGCACGATGATCGCGCCGGACGCGATCCGCGCGGCCTTCACGGATGCGGGCATCGATCTGTCGCGCCCGGTCATCACCACCTGCGGCAGCGGGGTGACGGCGGCGGCGCTGTCCTTTGCGCTGGAGCGGGCGGGCCATCGCGACCATTCGCTTTACGACGGCAGCTGGACCGAATGGGGCAGCTTTGCCGACCTGAACATCGCAACCGGAGACGCCTGA
- a CDS encoding NAD-dependent succinate-semialdehyde dehydrogenase, translated as MTDAQTDLKSLLSDPGLLETRAFVAGEWVDADDGATFDVRNPARGDVIARVADLGRAETARAIDAAQAAMKDWAARPAKDRAQVMRRWFDLMMAAQDDLGTILTAEQGKPLAEAKGEIAYGASFIEWFGEEAKRIYGETIPGHQADKRLTVIRQPIGVVGSITPWNFPNAMIARKAGPALAVGCGFVARPAAETPLSALAMAVLGERAGLPKGILSVITSSRSSDIGKEFCENPLVRKLTFTGSTEVGRILLRQAADQVMKCSMELGGNAPFIVFDDADLDAAVEGAMASKFRNNGQTCVCANRIYVQSGVHDAFAEKLAAAVDKLRVGDGLQDGTTTGPLINEDAVEKVEDHIRDVLDGGGTVLTGGQRRDGLFFEPTVMTGVTDRMKVATEETFGPLAALFRFETEEEAVAKANDTIFGLAAYFYARDIGRITRVQEALEYGIVGVNTGIISTEVAPFGGVKQSGLGREGSRHGTEDFLEMKYICLSL; from the coding sequence ATGACCGATGCCCAGACCGACCTGAAATCGCTGCTGTCCGATCCGGGACTGCTGGAGACCCGCGCCTTCGTGGCGGGCGAATGGGTCGATGCCGATGACGGCGCCACCTTCGATGTCAGAAACCCCGCCCGCGGCGACGTGATCGCCCGCGTGGCCGATCTGGGCCGGGCCGAGACCGCCCGCGCCATCGATGCGGCCCAGGCCGCGATGAAGGACTGGGCCGCCCGCCCCGCCAAGGACCGCGCCCAGGTGATGCGCAGATGGTTCGACCTGATGATGGCGGCCCAGGACGATCTGGGCACCATCCTGACCGCCGAACAGGGCAAGCCCCTGGCCGAGGCCAAGGGCGAGATCGCCTATGGCGCCAGCTTCATCGAATGGTTCGGCGAGGAGGCGAAACGCATCTATGGCGAGACCATCCCCGGCCATCAGGCCGACAAGCGCCTGACCGTGATCCGCCAGCCCATCGGCGTGGTCGGGTCGATCACCCCCTGGAATTTCCCCAATGCGATGATCGCGCGCAAGGCCGGGCCCGCCCTGGCCGTGGGCTGCGGCTTTGTCGCCCGCCCGGCGGCGGAAACGCCCCTCTCGGCGCTGGCCATGGCGGTTCTGGGCGAACGCGCGGGCCTGCCCAAGGGGATCCTGTCGGTCATCACCTCGTCGCGGTCCTCCGATATCGGCAAGGAGTTCTGCGAGAACCCCCTGGTGCGCAAGCTGACCTTCACCGGATCGACCGAGGTGGGGCGCATCCTGCTGCGCCAGGCGGCCGATCAGGTGATGAAATGCAGCATGGAGCTGGGCGGCAACGCGCCCTTCATCGTCTTTGACGATGCCGATCTGGATGCCGCGGTCGAAGGCGCGATGGCGTCGAAATTCCGCAATAACGGCCAGACCTGCGTTTGCGCCAACCGCATTTATGTCCAGTCGGGCGTCCATGACGCCTTTGCCGAAAAGCTGGCGGCGGCGGTGGACAAGCTGCGCGTCGGCGACGGGCTGCAGGACGGGACCACCACCGGCCCGCTGATCAACGAGGATGCGGTCGAAAAGGTCGAGGATCACATCCGCGACGTGCTGGATGGCGGCGGCACGGTCCTGACCGGCGGCCAGCGCAGGGACGGGCTGTTCTTCGAACCGACGGTGATGACCGGCGTCACCGACCGCATGAAGGTCGCCACCGAGGAGACCTTCGGCCCGCTGGCCGCGCTTTTCCGCTTCGAGACCGAGGAGGAGGCCGTGGCCAAGGCCAATGACACGATCTTCGGGCTGGCCGCCTATTTCTACGCCCGCGACATCGGCCGCATCACCCGCGTCCAGGAGGCGCTGGAATACGGCATCGTCGGCGTGAACACGGGCATCATCTCGACCGAGGTGGCGCCCTTCGGCGGCGTCAAGCAATCGGGCCTGGGCCGCGAGGGCAGCCGCCACGGCACCGAGGACTTCCTGGAGATGAAGTATATCTGCCTGTCCCTGTGA
- the ubiA gene encoding 4-hydroxybenzoate octaprenyltransferase, whose product MQIRGELPDAVADAPPDNWVDRHAPRAMRPWLRLSRADRPIGTWLLLLPCWWGIGLAMMADGPRLFDLWIALACAIGAFVMRGAGCTWNDITDRKIDAQVARTRSRPLPSGQISLPGAYFWLGAQGLVGLAILLTLGQAAVWMGVASLALVAIYPFAKRFTWWPQLFLGFAFNWGVMLAYAAHMGRVDPAPVVAWLGAIAWTIFYDTIYAHQDAEDDALIGVKSTARLFGDRSPAILAGFALVSVAVLAVAVGLTGRNQLMAWAGVLAFGGHLWWQLRNFRPDQRDVCLRLFRSNRDAGLILALFLAVAGLA is encoded by the coding sequence ATGCAAATCCGAGGCGAATTGCCAGACGCCGTGGCGGATGCGCCCCCCGACAACTGGGTGGACCGCCATGCGCCGCGCGCGATGCGCCCCTGGCTGCGGCTCAGCCGGGCGGACCGGCCCATCGGGACCTGGCTGCTGCTGCTGCCCTGCTGGTGGGGGATCGGGCTGGCGATGATGGCCGACGGCCCGCGCCTGTTCGATCTGTGGATCGCGCTGGCCTGCGCGATCGGCGCCTTCGTGATGCGCGGCGCGGGCTGCACCTGGAACGACATCACCGACCGCAAGATCGACGCCCAGGTGGCGCGGACCCGGTCGCGGCCGCTGCCCTCGGGGCAGATCAGCCTGCCGGGCGCCTATTTCTGGCTGGGGGCGCAGGGGCTGGTCGGGCTGGCCATCCTGCTGACCCTGGGCCAGGCGGCGGTCTGGATGGGGGTAGCCTCGCTGGCGCTGGTGGCGATCTATCCCTTCGCCAAGCGATTCACCTGGTGGCCGCAGCTGTTTCTGGGATTCGCCTTCAACTGGGGGGTCATGCTGGCCTATGCCGCGCATATGGGCCGGGTCGATCCGGCGCCGGTCGTGGCCTGGCTGGGGGCGATCGCCTGGACGATCTTCTACGACACGATCTATGCCCATCAGGATGCCGAGGATGACGCGCTGATCGGGGTGAAATCCACCGCGCGCCTGTTCGGCGATCGTAGCCCGGCGATCCTGGCGGGATTCGCGCTGGTCTCGGTGGCGGTTCTGGCGGTCGCGGTGGGGCTGACGGGTCGCAATCAGTTGATGGCTTGGGCGGGGGTGCTGGCCTTTGGCGGGCACCTGTGGTGGCAGCTGCGAAATTTCCGGCCCGATCAAAGGGATGTCTGCCTGCGCCTGTTCCGGTCGAACCGCGATGCGGGGCTGATTCTTGCGCTGTTTCTTGCTGTTGCGGGGCTGGCGTGA
- a CDS encoding OmpA family protein: MASKRRLTASVATILVLTGAAGLSWLGADAAATYLEDRSSREVTQALRAAGHDWVRVRSDGLRVELTGTAPTEVERFRALTQAGMAVDAGRVSDAMTVASVEAMTPPDFKVELLRNDQGLSLIGLMPAATDRAGLMRDLGAQGDDVTDLLESADHPMPAGWADALALGAQAARMAAQAKVSVAPGRVQVAALAADDADKARLETELRRLTPAGVALDLQVSAPRPVVAPFVLRLVLDEGGARFDACTADDDAARERIAEAAARLGVAGAAPCMLGLGAPDADWGMAAEAAILALGQLGAGQVTLSDHQVAITAPATVARAEFDRAVAGLDAALPGAYQLQADLDRPETDPEPIEFTATLPPSGSLSMRGQIADAQMRQAVDSFARSRFNVSRSGLRSDPDVPGGWTVRVIAALEAMGTLDAGQVRVTPDAVELGGVSGDPQATENAAGILAERLGPGARYRLSITYDRRLDEALGLPDGDECVAQLNLVMSESEIGFEPNRSSIAGDPEPTLAQLGPIMQDCADFQIEAGGHTDSQGSQGFNAELSRSRAQAIVSAMQGAGIDVTNMAVRGYGESQPIATNETEEGREANRRIEFRLLSPQPVRADSLPAPRVVNGVTGQTPVEAPAPPDNAQGPQLPAAAGPMLPPVQGPEWPGIAAGPAQPRMQGPVLPSSREQAGTVPLTVGVAEEFRSLAERETMIVPVLTPDDQTPAPARAPTA; encoded by the coding sequence ATGGCATCCAAGCGCCGCCTCACCGCCTCCGTGGCGACGATCCTGGTCCTGACCGGGGCCGCAGGGCTGTCCTGGCTGGGGGCGGATGCCGCCGCGACCTATCTGGAGGACCGATCCTCGCGCGAGGTGACGCAGGCGCTGCGCGCGGCCGGCCATGACTGGGTCCGGGTCCGCAGCGACGGGCTGCGGGTCGAGCTGACCGGCACCGCCCCGACCGAGGTCGAACGCTTTCGCGCGCTGACCCAGGCCGGGATGGCGGTGGATGCGGGCCGGGTCAGCGACGCGATGACCGTCGCCTCGGTCGAGGCGATGACCCCGCCCGATTTCAAAGTGGAGCTGCTGCGCAACGACCAAGGCCTGTCGCTGATTGGGCTGATGCCCGCCGCGACCGACCGCGCGGGCCTGATGCGCGATCTGGGCGCGCAGGGCGATGACGTGACCGACCTGCTGGAGAGCGCCGATCACCCGATGCCCGCGGGCTGGGCCGATGCGCTGGCGCTTGGGGCGCAGGCGGCGCGGATGGCGGCGCAGGCAAAGGTCTCGGTCGCGCCGGGGCGGGTGCAGGTCGCCGCGCTGGCCGCCGACGATGCCGACAAGGCGCGCCTGGAAACCGAATTGCGGCGCCTGACGCCCGCGGGCGTGGCGCTGGATCTGCAGGTCTCGGCCCCGCGGCCGGTGGTGGCGCCCTTCGTGCTGCGGCTGGTCCTGGACGAGGGCGGGGCGCGCTTCGACGCCTGCACCGCCGATGACGACGCGGCGCGCGAACGCATCGCCGAGGCCGCGGCCCGGTTGGGCGTGGCAGGCGCCGCGCCCTGCATGCTGGGCTTGGGCGCGCCCGATGCCGATTGGGGCATGGCGGCCGAGGCCGCGATCCTGGCCTTGGGCCAGCTGGGCGCGGGCCAGGTCACCCTGTCGGATCATCAGGTCGCGATCACCGCGCCCGCCACCGTCGCCCGCGCGGAATTCGACCGCGCAGTGGCGGGGCTGGATGCCGCCCTGCCCGGCGCCTATCAGCTGCAGGCCGATCTGGACCGCCCCGAGACCGATCCCGAGCCGATCGAATTCACCGCGACCCTGCCGCCATCGGGCAGCCTGTCGATGCGCGGCCAGATCGCCGATGCCCAGATGCGTCAGGCGGTGGACAGCTTTGCGCGGTCGCGCTTCAACGTCTCGCGCAGCGGGCTGCGGTCGGACCCGGACGTGCCGGGCGGCTGGACCGTGCGCGTCATCGCCGCGCTGGAGGCGATGGGCACGCTGGATGCGGGCCAGGTCCGCGTCACCCCCGACGCGGTCGAGCTGGGCGGCGTCTCGGGCGATCCGCAGGCGACCGAGAATGCCGCGGGCATCCTGGCCGAACGGCTCGGGCCCGGCGCGCGCTATCGCCTGTCGATCACCTATGACCGCCGCCTGGACGAGGCCTTGGGCCTGCCCGATGGCGACGAATGCGTGGCGCAGCTGAACCTGGTCATGTCGGAAAGCGAGATCGGGTTCGAACCCAACCGGTCCTCGATCGCGGGCGATCCCGAACCGACCCTCGCCCAGCTGGGCCCGATCATGCAGGACTGCGCCGATTTCCAGATCGAGGCCGGCGGCCATACCGATTCCCAAGGCTCGCAGGGGTTCAATGCCGAACTGTCGCGGTCGCGCGCGCAGGCCATCGTCTCGGCCATGCAGGGGGCGGGGATCGACGTGACGAACATGGCCGTGCGCGGCTATGGCGAAAGCCAGCCCATCGCCACGAACGAGACCGAGGAGGGCCGCGAGGCCAACCGCCGGATCGAATTCCGCCTGCTGTCGCCGCAGCCGGTGCGCGCCGACAGCCTGCCCGCGCCCCGCGTGGTCAATGGCGTGACCGGCCAGACCCCGGTCGAGGCCCCCGCCCCCCCCGATAACGCCCAGGGACCGCAGCTGCCCGCCGCCGCGGGGCCCATGCTGCCGCCCGTCCAAGGGCCGGAATGGCCCGGCATCGCCGCAGGCCCCGCCCAGCCCCGGATGCAGGGTCCGGTCCTGCCCAGCAGCCGCGAACAGGCCGGCACCGTCCCCCTGACCGTCGGCGTCGCTGAGGAGTTCCGATCCCTGGCCGAACGCGAGACGATGATCGTCCCCGTCCTGACCCCCGATGACCAGACCCCCGCCCCGGCCCGCGCCCCGACAGCGTGA